The Breoghania sp. genome has a segment encoding these proteins:
- the coaD gene encoding pantetheine-phosphate adenylyltransferase has protein sequence MTRTALYPGSFDPVTNGHIDILRQSLALADRVVVAIGIHPGKKPLFSLEERREMIHTVAQESFGADAARIEVVAFDNLVVEAARAQGASLLIRGLRDGTDLDYEMQMAGTNGAIAPDVHTVFLPASPTVRHIAATLVRQIAGMGGDVSPLAPASVVRELARKLGN, from the coding sequence ATGACACGCACCGCGCTTTATCCCGGCTCCTTCGACCCGGTCACGAACGGCCATATCGATATCCTGCGCCAGTCGCTTGCGCTGGCGGATCGCGTCGTTGTGGCCATAGGCATCCATCCCGGCAAGAAGCCGCTTTTTTCTCTTGAGGAGCGGCGTGAGATGATCCACACGGTGGCGCAGGAGAGCTTCGGCGCCGACGCCGCGCGCATCGAGGTCGTTGCCTTTGACAATCTCGTTGTGGAAGCGGCGCGCGCGCAAGGCGCGAGCTTGCTGATCCGCGGTCTGCGTGATGGAACGGATCTCGACTACGAAATGCAGATGGCGGGCACGAATGGTGCGATCGCGCCGGATGTGCATACGGTCTTTCTGCCGGCCTCGCCGACAGTGCGCCATATCGCTGCCACGCTTGTGCGCCAGATCGCAGGCATGGGTGGCGACGTCTCGCCCCTGGCGCCTGCGAGCGTCGTTCGCGAGCTTGCCCGCAAACTCGGCAACTGA
- a CDS encoding cold-shock protein, whose amino-acid sequence MGVKLVSDLSPFEDRTELDDSAVDVREIAGTIKWFDVGKGYGFIVPDDGGADVLLHVTCLRRDGFQTAYEGARVVCEVLDRPKGLQAFRVLSMDESTAVHPSQLPPSRTHVQVTPDGGFERAMVKWFNRIKGYGFLTRGDGTPDIFVHMETLRRFGIAELRPGQTVMVRFGEGPKGLMVAEIRPESGGHIPQSH is encoded by the coding sequence ATGGGGGTCAAGCTAGTTTCGGACTTGAGTCCATTTGAAGATCGGACGGAACTTGACGATTCTGCCGTCGATGTCCGTGAGATCGCAGGGACCATCAAGTGGTTTGATGTCGGTAAGGGGTATGGTTTCATTGTACCCGACGATGGCGGTGCGGATGTTCTTCTCCACGTCACCTGCCTGAGGCGCGACGGCTTTCAGACTGCTTACGAGGGCGCGCGCGTCGTTTGCGAGGTTCTCGACCGTCCCAAGGGGCTGCAGGCGTTTCGCGTGCTGTCCATGGACGAATCCACGGCCGTTCATCCTTCCCAGCTTCCCCCCTCGCGCACCCATGTGCAGGTGACGCCCGACGGTGGCTTCGAGCGTGCCATGGTGAAGTGGTTCAATCGGATAAAGGGCTACGGCTTCCTGACCCGCGGGGATGGGACGCCGGATATCTTCGTCCATATGGAAACGCTGCGCCGCTTTGGCATCGCCGAACTGCGTCCCGGTCAGACCGTCATGGTTCGTTTCGGCGAGGGTCCCAAGGGGCTGATGGTCGCCGAGATCCGGCCGGAGAGCGGTGGGCACATACCTCAGTCGCATTGA
- a CDS encoding Sir2 family NAD-dependent protein deacetylase, translating into MTVVTDINAGRESLSRLIEESRRCVVFTGAGISTESGIPDFRSPGGIWTRKKEIQFDEFVSDEATRLEDWDRRFEMNEQFDAAEPNAGHIAIARLQQQHKVMAVITQNIDGLHQRSGCTPERVVELHGNATYGACLECEARQELGVVRTRIEQTGQSPRCDDCGGLVKSAVINFGQAMPVDEMQKALMLSETCDLFLVAGSSLQVQPAASLPVIAARQGAHLVIINRDPTPLDDVAELVLRGSIGAFLGGIA; encoded by the coding sequence ATGACAGTCGTAACCGACATCAATGCCGGTCGGGAAAGCTTGTCCCGATTGATCGAGGAAAGCCGCCGTTGCGTGGTCTTTACGGGCGCAGGCATCTCGACCGAATCCGGTATTCCCGACTTCCGCAGTCCCGGCGGGATCTGGACGCGCAAAAAGGAAATCCAGTTCGATGAATTCGTCTCTGACGAGGCAACGCGGCTGGAGGACTGGGATCGTCGTTTCGAGATGAACGAGCAGTTCGACGCGGCCGAACCCAATGCCGGACACATCGCCATCGCCAGGTTGCAGCAGCAACACAAGGTGATGGCCGTGATCACCCAGAATATCGACGGCCTGCACCAGCGTTCCGGCTGCACGCCCGAGCGGGTGGTGGAGCTTCATGGCAACGCGACATACGGCGCCTGCCTCGAATGCGAGGCGCGTCAGGAGCTGGGCGTTGTTCGCACACGGATCGAGCAAACAGGGCAGTCTCCGCGCTGCGACGATTGCGGCGGACTGGTCAAGTCCGCGGTCATCAATTTCGGTCAGGCAATGCCTGTGGATGAGATGCAGAAGGCCTTGATGCTCTCAGAGACCTGCGATCTCTTTCTTGTGGCCGGTTCTTCTCTTCAGGTTCAGCCAGCGGCATCGTTACCGGTGATTGCCGCCAGGCAGGGCGCACACCTCGTGATTATCAATCGCGATCCGACCCCGCTTGATGACGTTGCGGAGCTTGTATTGCGGGGCAGTATAGGAGCATTTCTTGGGGGAATTGCGTGA
- a CDS encoding VOC family protein has product MRYLHTMVRIADIDAALDFYCNKFGLKEVNRKESEAGRFTLIFLAAPGDEASGRSHSAPLLELTYNWDPETYTGGRNFGHLAYEVDDIYETCNRLMKAGVTINRPPRDGRMAFIRSPDNISIELLQKGDSLPAQEPWASMENTGEW; this is encoded by the coding sequence ATGCGGTATCTTCACACAATGGTTCGTATTGCCGATATCGACGCGGCACTGGATTTCTACTGCAACAAGTTTGGACTGAAGGAGGTCAATCGTAAGGAAAGCGAAGCCGGCCGCTTCACGCTCATCTTCCTTGCCGCCCCCGGCGACGAGGCCTCCGGGCGCAGCCATTCCGCGCCGTTGCTGGAGCTCACCTACAACTGGGACCCGGAAACCTATACCGGCGGGCGCAACTTCGGACACCTGGCTTATGAGGTCGACGATATCTACGAGACCTGCAACCGCCTCATGAAAGCGGGTGTCACCATCAACCGTCCGCCGCGCGACGGACGCATGGCCTTCATCCGCTCGCCGGACAACATTTCCATCGAGCTTCTGCAAAAGGGCGATTCACTGCCCGCTCAGGAACCGTGGGCGTCGATGGAAAACACCGGCGAGTGGTGA
- a CDS encoding U32 family peptidase: MSEMKSFGLTLGPVLFNWSEERLREFYAGIAESSAYDRVHLGEVVCGKRMPFTDRVWPDLIEMLEAAGKEVVVSALALPATKRERKSVLAICEDDDRLVEINDVTALSGRAGKPFVVGPLVNVYNEGTVRVMASRGARTICLPVELPMATVSAMAKACPEVEFEAFAFGRLPLALSSRCYHARLHGLHKDSCRFICDQDPDGLDVETIDGQPFLAANGIQTMSHGVQAYVPNREDMEASGLSRLRVSPHTFDMISVGETYRALLDGEIAPEQALEYLRALDLPGELVDGYCTGAAGHEAVNCA, from the coding sequence ATGAGCGAGATGAAGTCTTTTGGTCTCACGCTGGGCCCGGTTCTGTTCAACTGGAGCGAAGAGCGTCTGCGCGAATTCTACGCTGGGATCGCGGAAAGCTCTGCCTATGACCGCGTGCATCTGGGCGAGGTCGTGTGCGGCAAGCGCATGCCCTTCACAGACCGCGTCTGGCCGGATCTGATCGAGATGCTGGAAGCGGCGGGCAAGGAGGTCGTGGTCTCTGCCTTGGCGCTTCCCGCCACCAAGCGGGAGCGCAAGAGCGTTCTGGCCATCTGCGAAGACGACGACCGTCTTGTGGAGATCAACGATGTCACGGCGCTCTCCGGTCGCGCCGGTAAGCCCTTCGTCGTTGGTCCGCTGGTGAATGTCTATAATGAGGGAACCGTCCGCGTGATGGCGTCACGCGGGGCGCGTACGATCTGCCTGCCGGTGGAGTTGCCCATGGCAACAGTCTCCGCCATGGCGAAAGCATGCCCTGAGGTGGAATTCGAGGCCTTCGCCTTCGGACGCTTGCCGCTGGCCCTCTCAAGCCGTTGCTATCACGCACGCTTGCACGGCCTTCACAAGGATTCCTGCCGTTTCATCTGCGATCAGGATCCGGACGGGCTCGATGTGGAAACCATTGACGGTCAGCCCTTCCTCGCCGCCAATGGCATCCAGACCATGTCGCATGGTGTGCAGGCCTATGTGCCGAACCGCGAGGATATGGAGGCCTCGGGGCTGTCCCGCCTGCGCGTCTCCCCGCACACCTTCGACATGATTTCGGTCGGCGAGACCTATCGTGCGTTGCTCGATGGCGAGATCGCGCCGGAACAAGCGCTCGAATACCTGCGCGCCCTCGATCTGCCGGGCGAACTCGTGGACGGTTATTGCACAGGCGCTGCGGGCCACGAGGCGGTGAATTGCGCCTGA
- a CDS encoding peptidase U32 family protein has protein sequence MALELVCPAGTPSALRAAVDAGAHAVYCGFADETNARNFPGLNFSPAEMAKGVQYAHDHGAKVLVAINTFPKADSFAPWAKALAVAEEARADAVIVADMAVLDHAANKHPGLRLHLSVQAAANTPEAIDFYARTFGVKRVVMPRVLSVEEIAKLNAEIDVETEAFVFGGLCPMTEGRCALSSYATGRSPNLSGVCSPPEHVEYVEDAEGTTVKLAGFTIDRFARDEAAGYPTLCKGSFKAGGKTCHLFEDPVSLNAAGLLGRLADAGVIAFKIEGRQRGKGYVAEVVRTFRAAVDALEAGRDPVEAERILAGLVEGGRQTSGAYRKQWR, from the coding sequence ATGGCCTTAGAACTCGTTTGCCCTGCCGGCACGCCGTCCGCGTTGCGTGCGGCGGTGGATGCCGGTGCGCATGCGGTCTATTGCGGCTTTGCTGACGAGACCAATGCGCGGAACTTTCCAGGACTGAATTTTTCGCCTGCAGAAATGGCCAAGGGCGTTCAATACGCTCACGACCATGGCGCGAAAGTGCTGGTCGCCATCAACACTTTCCCCAAGGCGGATTCCTTTGCGCCCTGGGCAAAGGCACTGGCCGTTGCCGAAGAAGCCAGAGCCGATGCGGTGATTGTCGCCGACATGGCCGTGCTGGATCACGCGGCCAACAAACATCCGGGCCTGCGCCTGCATCTGTCGGTCCAGGCTGCCGCCAACACGCCGGAAGCGATCGATTTCTACGCCCGCACCTTCGGCGTGAAGCGTGTGGTCATGCCGCGCGTCCTTTCGGTGGAGGAAATTGCCAAGCTCAATGCCGAGATCGACGTTGAGACGGAAGCTTTCGTCTTCGGCGGGCTTTGCCCGATGACCGAAGGCCGGTGTGCTCTGTCCTCCTATGCGACCGGCCGCTCGCCGAACCTGTCGGGCGTGTGTTCGCCTCCCGAGCATGTCGAATATGTGGAAGATGCCGAGGGGACGACCGTGAAGCTTGCGGGCTTCACTATCGACCGTTTCGCGCGCGATGAGGCCGCGGGCTACCCGACGCTGTGCAAGGGCAGCTTCAAGGCCGGGGGCAAGACCTGTCACCTGTTTGAAGATCCCGTCAGCCTCAATGCCGCCGGTCTGCTCGGTCGTCTGGCCGACGCGGGGGTGATCGCCTTTAAGATCGAGGGCCGTCAGCGCGGCAAGGGCTATGTCGCGGAGGTGGTCCGCACATTCCGCGCCGCCGTTGATGCGCTGGAAGCTGGCCGTGATCCGGTGGAGGCCGAACGCATTCTGGCGGGCCTCGTTGAGGGCGGACGTCAAACCTCGGGCGCATACCGGAAGCAGTGGAGATGA
- a CDS encoding lipid carrier, whose translation MLDNQSPELPRPFRRLAAALPSWPLEMVLTRALRSLAERRPELFERLGVHSRCTFIVRPTDLDYAFSVVPHRWRGGVKLVLPQTRGDVYIEGPLLSLLGLLDGSLDGDALFFNRVISVRGRTDALLALRNAIEEAELRPSDLLGVSGKAGQYADAGVLRAIAMLQRMASRDGAGDATSEPNDLPPHPAGA comes from the coding sequence ATGCTCGATAATCAATCGCCTGAGTTGCCGCGTCCGTTCCGCAGGCTCGCCGCAGCTCTTCCCTCATGGCCGCTCGAAATGGTTCTGACGCGGGCCTTGCGCTCGCTTGCCGAGCGTCGCCCGGAGCTTTTCGAACGCCTCGGCGTCCATTCGCGATGCACCTTCATCGTACGTCCCACCGATCTCGATTACGCCTTTTCCGTCGTGCCGCATCGCTGGCGGGGAGGGGTGAAACTGGTGCTGCCGCAGACCCGCGGCGACGTTTATATCGAAGGTCCGCTTCTCAGCCTTCTGGGGCTGCTCGACGGGTCGCTGGATGGTGATGCGCTTTTCTTCAATCGCGTGATCTCCGTGCGCGGTCGCACCGATGCGCTTCTGGCCCTGCGCAACGCAATCGAAGAGGCCGAACTGCGTCCTTCCGATCTGCTCGGCGTCAGCGGCAAGGCGGGCCAATACGCCGATGCCGGTGTTCTGCGCGCCATCGCGATGCTTCAACGCATGGCGAGCCGTGACGGGGCTGGCGATGCGACTTCTGAACCGAACGATCTTCCTCCCCATCCTGCCGGAGCCTGA
- a CDS encoding UbiD family decarboxylase has protein sequence MHRRSLPPFPDLRSFIRHLDDRGDVRTIDAPVDMALEATEIHRRVIKAGGPVLRFAKPQVCGQISPVPVIANLFGTQERVAMGMGTDVQGLTALGEMMAWMRSPTPPASLREAQALFPAAKAALKSRPKVVRDTVPQVEFPPDLSLLPIQTCWPGDAGPLISWPLIVTRPPGKDDPARYNLGVYRMQVLEKDRAIMRWLSMRGGAGHHAQWAKTGEETPAAIVIGAAPSTILSAVMPAPEGISEFALSGILGGQRAQLVPCKTIPLHVPAEAEIVLEGTVSHTETAMEGPFGDHTGYYNAAEPYPVFKLRHIRFREGASYLTTFTGRAPDEPSVMAEAMAEIFLPLLKKDIPEIKDLWLPPEACSYRIAVLAIDKRYAGQARRVMMGLWSLLPQFTMTKLLIVVDDDIDIRSWDDVMWAVATRMDPSRDLMTVDRTPIDHLDFASVLEGLGGKLGIDATRKIGSETDRAWGEMLKMDKDVVKRVEERWGELFPEK, from the coding sequence ATGCACAGACGCAGCCTTCCTCCCTTCCCCGATCTGCGCAGTTTTATCAGGCATCTGGACGACCGCGGAGATGTCCGGACAATTGATGCGCCCGTGGACATGGCGCTTGAAGCGACCGAGATACATCGCCGTGTGATCAAGGCGGGGGGCCCTGTCCTGCGCTTCGCCAAGCCGCAGGTTTGCGGCCAAATCTCGCCGGTTCCCGTTATCGCCAACCTGTTCGGAACGCAGGAACGCGTCGCCATGGGCATGGGCACGGACGTGCAAGGGCTTACCGCACTGGGCGAGATGATGGCCTGGATGCGTTCGCCAACCCCGCCCGCCTCATTGCGTGAGGCACAAGCGCTGTTTCCAGCCGCCAAAGCGGCCCTCAAATCGCGCCCGAAAGTGGTGCGCGACACGGTGCCGCAGGTGGAGTTTCCCCCTGATTTGAGCCTGCTTCCGATCCAGACCTGCTGGCCGGGAGATGCGGGTCCGCTGATCTCGTGGCCACTCATCGTGACCCGTCCGCCGGGCAAGGACGACCCGGCGCGGTACAATCTGGGCGTCTACCGCATGCAGGTTCTGGAAAAGGACCGCGCGATCATGCGCTGGCTCTCCATGCGCGGCGGCGCGGGCCATCATGCGCAATGGGCGAAGACGGGCGAGGAAACGCCTGCGGCCATTGTCATTGGCGCGGCCCCGTCGACCATCCTGTCCGCCGTCATGCCCGCGCCGGAAGGCATCAGCGAGTTTGCGCTCTCAGGCATACTGGGCGGCCAGCGCGCCCAGCTTGTGCCCTGCAAGACCATTCCGCTGCACGTGCCTGCGGAAGCGGAGATCGTTCTGGAGGGAACGGTTTCCCATACCGAGACCGCCATGGAGGGGCCCTTCGGCGATCACACCGGCTATTACAACGCCGCCGAGCCCTATCCCGTCTTCAAGCTGCGCCACATCCGCTTCCGGGAAGGCGCGTCCTATCTGACGACGTTTACGGGCCGCGCACCGGACGAGCCGTCCGTCATGGCGGAAGCGATGGCGGAGATCTTCCTACCGCTCCTCAAGAAGGACATTCCGGAGATCAAGGACCTGTGGCTCCCCCCGGAAGCCTGTTCCTATCGCATCGCGGTTCTGGCCATCGACAAGCGTTATGCCGGCCAGGCGCGGCGCGTGATGATGGGGCTCTGGTCGCTCCTGCCGCAATTCACCATGACCAAGCTTCTGATCGTGGTGGACGACGACATCGACATCCGCTCATGGGACGACGTGATGTGGGCGGTGGCAACCCGCATGGACCCTTCGCGCGATCTGATGACGGTGGACCGCACGCCCATCGACCACCTGGATTTCGCCTCGGTGCTGGAGGGTCTCGGCGGCAAGCTCGGGATTGATGCCACCCGCAAGATCGGCAGCGAAACGGATCGCGCGTGGGGCGAGATGCTGAAGATGGACAAGGACGTCGTCAAGCGCGTCGAGGAACGCTGGGGCGAGCTGTTTCCCGAGAAGTGA
- the paaZ gene encoding phenylacetic acid degradation bifunctional protein PaaZ, giving the protein MLERSEPVRLGSYLAGRWQEGAGEGSLVNDAATGRPVARLTTSGIDMKEALDYGRKVGSPALRALRIHERALMMKAIGLKLLEMKEEFYELSSATGATRSDSWVDIEGGIGTMLSYASLGRRELPNGFVIPDGKPEILSKDGSFIGQHIFTPLEGVAIHINAFNFPVWGMLEKLGPTWLAGMPAIVKPASQTAYLTELVVRRILETGLLPEGALQLVCGSTGDLLDHVTCQDVVTFTGSAATARKLRQTPAIVENSVRFTAEADSLNASILAPDAVPGTEEFDLYVKEVHREMTAKAGQKCTAIRRAIVPAAHLDAVVEALRARIAKTTIGDPADKDTRMGPLASMAQLEDVRGAVHKLATEAEIVVGNPDEPPVEGGAFIAPCLLVCKDPMTATIPHEVEAFGPVCTLMPYESLEDAVAIANRGSGSLVASVFTNDPANAKALGLGIAKLHGRVMFGNRGSAKTSTGHGSPLAQLVHGGPGRAGGGEELGGIRAVFHFMQRTALQGTPDLLTAVAGKWMPGAARNTEGPHPFRKSLAELELGDTIVTESRVVTLEDIEHFAEFTGDTFYAHMDQAAAERNPFFDGRVAHGYLIVSFAAGLFVQPDEGPVLANYGVDNLRFMAPVYAGNALQVQLTAKQITVRESEDYGEVRWDCTVTRDGGEVVAQYDVLTMVAKSWPMA; this is encoded by the coding sequence ATGCTCGAACGCAGCGAGCCGGTTCGGCTTGGGAGTTATCTCGCAGGCCGCTGGCAGGAGGGCGCTGGCGAGGGGAGCCTGGTCAATGATGCCGCGACCGGTCGCCCGGTCGCCCGTCTGACGACGTCCGGCATCGACATGAAGGAAGCGCTCGACTATGGCCGCAAGGTGGGGTCTCCCGCCCTACGCGCCCTGCGCATCCACGAGCGCGCCTTGATGATGAAGGCCATCGGCTTGAAGCTTCTGGAGATGAAGGAGGAGTTCTACGAGCTTTCCTCCGCAACGGGCGCGACCCGTTCCGACAGCTGGGTCGATATCGAAGGCGGCATCGGCACCATGCTGAGCTACGCTTCGCTGGGCCGCCGCGAACTGCCGAACGGCTTCGTCATTCCTGACGGCAAGCCTGAAATCCTGTCCAAGGACGGCAGCTTCATCGGTCAGCACATCTTCACCCCGCTGGAAGGCGTGGCGATCCACATCAACGCCTTCAACTTTCCCGTCTGGGGCATGCTTGAAAAGCTTGGCCCGACCTGGCTTGCCGGCATGCCGGCCATCGTGAAGCCCGCCAGCCAGACGGCATATCTGACCGAACTGGTGGTGCGCCGCATTCTGGAAACGGGGCTCCTGCCGGAAGGCGCGCTGCAGCTTGTCTGTGGCTCCACGGGCGATCTGCTCGATCACGTCACCTGTCAGGACGTGGTGACCTTCACCGGATCGGCTGCGACCGCGCGCAAACTGCGCCAGACGCCCGCCATCGTGGAGAACTCGGTTCGTTTCACCGCGGAGGCCGACAGCCTGAACGCCTCCATCCTTGCGCCCGATGCGGTGCCGGGCACGGAGGAGTTCGATCTTTACGTTAAGGAAGTCCATCGCGAAATGACGGCGAAGGCGGGCCAGAAATGCACGGCCATCCGCCGCGCCATCGTGCCTGCCGCGCATCTCGACGCGGTTGTCGAGGCGTTGCGTGCGCGCATCGCCAAGACGACGATCGGCGATCCTGCGGACAAGGACACCCGCATGGGCCCACTCGCCTCCATGGCGCAGCTTGAGGACGTGCGCGGCGCGGTTCACAAGCTCGCCACGGAAGCCGAGATTGTCGTCGGTAATCCCGATGAGCCGCCGGTGGAAGGCGGGGCCTTCATCGCGCCGTGCCTGCTGGTCTGCAAGGATCCGATGACGGCGACCATCCCGCACGAGGTGGAAGCCTTCGGTCCGGTCTGCACGCTCATGCCCTATGAGAGCCTTGAGGATGCGGTTGCGATCGCCAATCGCGGCTCCGGTTCGCTGGTGGCGTCGGTTTTCACCAACGATCCGGCCAACGCCAAGGCGCTGGGCCTTGGCATCGCCAAGCTTCATGGTCGCGTGATGTTTGGCAACCGCGGGTCGGCGAAAACCTCTACTGGACACGGCTCGCCGCTCGCACAACTTGTGCATGGCGGTCCGGGGCGTGCGGGCGGTGGCGAGGAGCTTGGCGGCATCCGTGCCGTCTTCCATTTCATGCAGCGTACCGCGCTTCAGGGAACGCCGGATCTTCTCACCGCCGTTGCGGGCAAGTGGATGCCGGGAGCTGCGCGCAACACCGAAGGCCCGCATCCCTTCCGCAAGTCGCTGGCCGAACTGGAACTTGGCGACACGATCGTCACCGAGAGCCGCGTGGTGACGCTTGAGGACATCGAGCATTTCGCCGAATTCACCGGCGACACGTTCTACGCCCACATGGATCAGGCGGCCGCAGAGCGGAACCCGTTCTTCGACGGTCGCGTGGCGCATGGCTACCTGATCGTTTCCTTTGCGGCGGGTCTCTTCGTGCAGCCGGACGAGGGCCCGGTTCTGGCGAATTACGGCGTCGACAACCTGCGTTTCATGGCGCCGGTCTACGCGGGCAACGCGCTTCAGGTGCAATTGACGGCCAAGCAGATCACCGTCCGCGAGAGCGAGGATTACGGTGAAGTCCGCTGGGACTGCACCGTAACCCGCGACGGCGGCGAGGTGGTCGCTCAGTACGACGTGCTGACCATGGTGGCGAAGAGCTGGCCGATGGCCTGA
- a CDS encoding ferredoxin--NADP reductase translates to MSDFYPLTVTDVAHDTRDAVVLTLAPRPEDVDRFHFTPGQYLTFRKDFDGEELRRSYSICAGLGEGVLKVGIKRVGGGAFSSFAKSDIHVGDTLEAMPPQGRFGVTAGTDGHCYIGFAAGSGITPILSIVKSILEGDANAEFTLVYGNRSASQVMFRSELGDLKDRYLARFNVVHIFSGEAQEIELFSGRIDKDKCKALFGSWVQPEDAELAFICGPQGMMEGVSEALQEAGMAKERIKFELFGAAQPGRAKRQADADAARAAGDMVKATIIIDGTPHSFEMPRKGQSVLEAAREHDIDAPHSCCNGVCSTCMARVKSGEVEMAQNFALEDYEVERGVVLTCQSYPVTDEITIEYEGH, encoded by the coding sequence ATGAGCGATTTCTATCCCCTGACCGTCACCGACGTCGCCCACGATACACGCGACGCCGTCGTGCTCACGCTGGCTCCAAGGCCCGAGGACGTTGACCGTTTTCACTTCACGCCCGGCCAGTACCTGACCTTCCGCAAGGATTTCGACGGCGAGGAACTGCGCCGCAGCTATTCCATTTGCGCAGGCCTCGGTGAGGGGGTCCTCAAGGTCGGCATCAAGCGCGTGGGCGGCGGTGCGTTCTCAAGCTTTGCCAAGTCCGACATTCATGTCGGCGACACGCTGGAAGCCATGCCCCCGCAAGGGCGCTTCGGGGTGACCGCGGGCACCGATGGGCACTGTTATATCGGCTTTGCCGCAGGCTCCGGCATCACGCCGATCCTGTCCATCGTGAAGTCGATCCTGGAAGGCGATGCCAATGCCGAATTCACTCTTGTCTACGGCAACCGTTCCGCCTCGCAGGTCATGTTCCGCTCCGAACTCGGCGACCTGAAGGACCGGTATCTTGCCCGCTTCAACGTGGTGCACATTTTTTCCGGCGAGGCGCAGGAGATCGAGCTCTTCTCCGGTCGCATCGATAAGGACAAGTGCAAGGCGCTGTTCGGGTCATGGGTGCAGCCGGAAGACGCGGAGCTTGCTTTCATCTGCGGCCCGCAGGGCATGATGGAAGGCGTTTCCGAGGCGCTTCAGGAAGCCGGTATGGCCAAGGAGCGCATCAAGTTCGAGCTCTTCGGGGCTGCCCAGCCGGGCCGCGCCAAGCGTCAGGCCGATGCCGACGCCGCGCGCGCTGCCGGTGACATGGTCAAGGCGACCATCATCATCGACGGCACACCGCACAGCTTTGAGATGCCGCGCAAGGGCCAGTCCGTTCTGGAGGCCGCGCGCGAGCATGACATCGATGCTCCGCATTCCTGCTGCAACGGCGTGTGCTCCACCTGTATGGCGCGGGTGAAGTCCGGCGAGGTGGAAATGGCGCAGAACTTCGCACTGGAGGATTACGAGGTGGAACGCGGTGTCGTCCTCACCTGCCAGTCCTATCCGGTAACCGATGAAATCACGATTGAATACGAAGGACACTGA
- the paaD gene encoding 1,2-phenylacetyl-CoA epoxidase subunit PaaD, with amino-acid sequence MQPATDIVWSWLGEIPDPEIPAISLADLGIIRDVGYEDDKLVVTVTPTYSGCPATSVIALDIETALLKRGAEKVEIRQQLSPAWTTDWISAEGREKLRAYGIAPPAVAAANCAGMLKAQHVVCPHCGSDDTVNISPRGSTPCKAQFRCNACMEPFDYFKAI; translated from the coding sequence ATGCAGCCCGCAACAGACATAGTCTGGTCCTGGCTCGGAGAGATTCCGGACCCGGAAATCCCGGCGATCTCGCTGGCCGATCTCGGCATCATCCGCGATGTCGGCTACGAGGACGACAAGCTGGTGGTCACGGTCACGCCCACCTATTCCGGCTGCCCGGCGACCTCCGTCATCGCACTCGATATCGAGACCGCGCTTTTGAAGCGCGGGGCGGAGAAGGTGGAGATCCGCCAGCAGCTGTCGCCTGCCTGGACGACCGACTGGATCAGTGCCGAGGGGCGCGAGAAGCTTCGCGCCTATGGCATCGCCCCGCCCGCGGTCGCGGCGGCCAACTGCGCCGGAATGCTGAAAGCGCAGCACGTGGTCTGTCCGCATTGCGGGTCCGATGACACCGTAAACATAAGTCCGCGCGGTTCCACACCCTGCAAGGCGCAGTTTCGCTGCAACGCCTGCATGGAACCCTTCGACTACTTCAAGGCGATCTGA